The genomic window tttttattttttaacaaaatgtttattttagagagacagagaatgagctgggatggggcagagagagagggagacacagaattcagagcaggctccaggctctgaactgtcagcacagagcccgatacggggcttgaactcatggactgcaagatcatgaccggaggcaaagtcggacactcaactaactgagccacctagttcccccatgtttatttttgagtggagCGGGGaggagatggagcatgagcaggggaagggcacagagagagggagacacagaatccaaagcaggctcctggctctgagttgttagcacagagcctgatgatgggCTCacactcatggactatgagatcatgacctgagccggagttggaggacgcttagccagctgagccaccaagcgccCTTCCATACATTTCTATGAAGTAGGGATTTTATAGGCCAACAGACCACACTCTATCTACTCTATTGTTTTCAGATGTCTTCTGTCTATATTTTTCTGTCAGGTAACATTAACCAGTCATTAATGACACTAAGGACATGTATGGAAGTCTTGAGAGAAAACCAAATGTATGGAACTAACAAGGTAAGCAACAGTCTTGCATCATTTCTATAGCCTTGTTTGTGTGTACTTTTTGCCTTACCGATTTGGATCTGAACTTACTTACAGATGGTTCCATACCGGGATTCAAAGTTAACCCACCTGTTCAAGAACTACTTCGACGGGGAGGGGAAAGTGCGCATGATCGTGTGTGTGAATCCAAAGGCTGAAGACTATGAAGAAAGCTTGGTAAGTTTAACATATTTATCCTATAAAGTCTCAGTTTctatagagaaaacaaatatttggatgtgaagaatgacattttaaatatttttaaaattgatgcaAAACCATCAGTTACAGAAGCGAATTCATGACGAATGTATTGTTTCATTAAGTAATTTCTGAAGAAAGGCTTggatatgcttatttatttaaaaaaatttaaaaaaacctcccaCTTGTCTTGTATCTAGCAAGTCATGAGATTTGCAGAAGTGACCCAAGAAGTTGAAGTGGCAAGACCAGTAGACAAGGCCATCTGTGGTCTCACTCctggaaggagatacagaaaccaGGCTCGGGGGGGACCAGTCGGAGACGGTATGATTTGGTGTCACATCACGGGCACACTGACGTTTGTCAGtctcttaaaatctttttcacatgagaaaactctttgcttcccttcctcccaagaaccagctgcaaaaaaaaaaaaaaattctgaaccaAAGTATAAATGAGATTTCTTTTGTTATATACCGTAActtttttcctcccacttttccttttttatagttcattttaaaGGAAGGATGATTGTGACAACTCAAAGTACCTGGTTAATTGAAGTGGGAGGTCTAAAAAGTTGTTTAAATAAGCTCTTTCTCTCCTGTgtaacttgtaattttttttataattcaaacAGAACCACTGGTTACAGAAGTAGTTTTACAGAGTTTTCCCCCTTTACCGTCCTGTGAACTTTTGGACATCAACGATGAGCAGACTCTTCCCAGGCTGATTGAAGCACTAGAGAAACGACACCACCTGCGGCAGATGATGATCGAGGAGTTTCACAAACAGGGTAAGGGCCCAGAGTGGTCGGTGGTCATTCCACTCCAGAAATCTGCAGCGAACTGGAGTTCTTTGGTGGGGCAGATCTTTAAGGAAGGGTTATTTCTGCACAGAGTGCTCAAGGCATTGTTCAAGTAGAATGACACGGAACCTTCCCCCAGCTCATAAAACAAAGAGGTGGGTGTGTAtactctccctttttaaaattcacaggGATGGACACAAAGGAGTGGAGTAATAGCTACTTTGTTTTTAGTTCTTACTAGTTACTTGCGAGCAACTTCACatatattacatctttttttaatatgtaaatgtttttaatattaattttttttaagagagagagagtgcaaacaggaggagcagagagagctgtcagcacagagcctgacacggggctcaaactcatgaaccatgaggtcacaactggagccaaagttgggacgctcaaccaactgagccacccaggggcccacatAGATGACATCTTCTGAACAGTCTTTGGGCAGATGACTTCATCATCTATTTCTTAGTCTCCCGGTCTGCACAATGGGGATTTTAATTGTTCCCGCCTCAGAGGGTGTCGTGGGGATGCGGAGATGCGTGGAAATCATGTAGAACACTGAACAGCCTGGTATGGAGTTAAGTGCTCGGAAATGGATCAACAATTTTTATCATCGTGTGTTCATTTAAATCTTCCTAAGAAGGGTGTGAGATGAGCGGTACTTATATCCCCGTCTTGAAATGAGGAAATGTCCTCAGAaaatgaagtaacttgcccaagtcacacaactagtaagtggtGTGCCGGGGATTTCAGCTCGGATCTAACTGATCCTAAGTCCACTGTTGATTCTGTGTTTGCCCTTGCTGTTTTGAAGCAAACCATTTCACCTGTAAGGTGTGATAAGGGAATGTCACAGTGTAAAATCAAAGACCCAGTGTTTTCCAGTGAAAAACAGCTTTTAGGAAGGtctcttacagatttttttttttttttttttttttttaacttaagagagggctagagggagagagagggaatctcaagcagtttccatgttcagcatggaacCCGACTCGGGACTCATTCTcccagccctgggatcatgaccggagttgaaatcaagagttggacgcttaaaccaactgagccacccaggcgccccccaaaaactCTTGATTTCCTTTAAAACCGGTTTTCTGATTATGGGCTGACCCTCATGATTTGCTGACTAGCTCCATTTTACAAGGTGCTGGCTGATAGAAGTTGATTTCACTGGTCATCTTGGACATGGAATAAACTCGGCCTGCATGCTTTTGTTTCAGCTATTACTTTTAAGGCCCTGTTGCAAGAATTTGACAATGctgttttaaacaaagaaaactatgttcaaggaaaactaaatgaaaaagaaaaggtgatcTCAGGACAGAAGGTGGAAATAGAACgactggagaagaaaaacaaaacgcTAGAATACAAGGTTTGTGGCGCCGTCCGCACGGGCACGGTGCTCGCCCTCTGCCGCGGGGCCTCCCACCCCTGCGCTCGCGCGCGTATTCAAGAATCTTAGTTCTCCTGAGTCATTCCTAAATTCTTATCTTTCAGATCAGctattctttcttccatctcaTCTGCCCTGTTTCCTAAACTCTGTAATGCATCTCTTTATCTTACTCATTCAAGGGATGATACACTGTAACTTTCTGAGTTAGACTTTAGTGATCCAAGGGAATGTTCTTGGACCGAACAAGTGAGTCTCCTGAGGGCTTTCTAGAGTTAGCTCTGGTCGCAGCTTGCTTTTTGGTGACTTCTGGTGACACACGTCTGTGCTCTCATTAACCAAGTGTCATTTCCCTAAACGCCCATTCATCCTAGAGAAGCCCTCTCTACCACTACGGTGTTCTCCAGGCTGAAAACAGCCTTAAATAGAAAACTCAGGCCTTACTCTTAGGGGAAACTTCTTTTCACATGAAGTCAGTTAAAACGTCTTTTCTGGGAGAGACTGGTTTAGAAGTCCTCACTCGTGGGAACGGAGGTAGGAATTCAGGGGACAGTTGAGAGGAGACTGCTTCCTCCCTGATTTGTCTTCCCACGACGGCGCCTGCACACACAAGTGCCTTGCTGCGCTCGCGGCCACGCGCCGTGTGCGCCCGCAGACGCTGACCGGAATGCCCGCCTCCCCAGATTGAGATCCTGGAGAGGACCGCCACCATCTACGAGGAGGACAAGCGCGCCCTGCAGCAGGAGCTCGAAGCCCAGACCCAGAAGCTCCAGCGGCAGTTCTCTGACAAGCGCAGACTAGAAGCCAGGCTGCAAGGCATGGTGACGGAAACGAAAATAAAGTGGGAGAAGGAATGCGTGAGTGTCGCTCCTTGGTGACCAGTGTAGGCCCACAGCGCTCTGCTCGCGCGACTGCGGGGTCGGTGTCTGGTGGCGGGGCCCCAGCCTCCACTGCTCCGCGTGGCCCACGGCCTCTCCCCGCCCTTGCTACTCCTGGCAAGGGGCTGGTCTCGGGGAGCTGGGTGGACGGGACCCATCCCGGTGACGCGGTGCGCTTGCTCGGTGTAACTGAACTCGCTGTGTGTCGGTGTCGCCAACCTAGGAGCGTCGGGTGGCGGCCAAGCATATGGAGATGGAGAATAAACTCTGGGTCAAAGACGAAAAACTGAAACAACTGAAGGCTATTGTCACTGAACCCAAAGCTGAAAAGCCAGAGAGACCCTCGAGGGAGCGAGACCGGGAGAAAGTGACTCAGAGAGCGGTTTCTCCATCGCCAGTACCTGTGAGTTATTTGTGGCGGGGGAGCCACTGCATTGGAGAAGATCTGTTGAGTGTAGGCGGCCTCTATGACGAGCATGTGTTGTTTACAGGACTTTCTGAGTTCCGCAAACTTCTCTGCACAAATATTTCTAAGTTAAATTTCGCTGCAAGAAATTTCTAAATCTAGCATGAATACCAATTTAGTGCAAATTCAGTATAAAAATTCTCTTACCGCCGTAAAACTAAGTCTAAAGTTGTCTTCATGTGCTGAAATGATAGAAAAGCAGTGACTTGTGTCTCCCAGTGTTTCAGGCTCGCTCACtaacttctcttcccttttttagCTTTCTAGTCACTGTCTTGCCCAGACGGCCGGCAGCCAGCAACTCCTGAGCCGGCCGCAGCTCCATAGGCGCTCTAACTCTTGCAGCAGCATTTCCGTAGCTTCCTGTGTCTCGGAATGGGAGCAGAGAATTCCTCCGTACCACACACCTGTCAGTGTCACTTCTATCGCGAGGCGTAGGCAGCAGGAGCCAGGACCAAGTAAAACTTGTGTCGCGTCAGACAGAAGGCGAGGGATGTGCTGGACGGCAGGCAGGGAGGTGGTCCCCACGCTCAGGAATGAGGTAGAAGTAGAAGCGGACCACAGCTGCAGGGTCAGTGCTGGGGTTCTTGGGGCACGCAGCCGCAGGCTGTCGTCTGGGGGGGGtttgtggctttttatttttgggggtgaCCTGATTCAGAAAGCTCCACAGAAGGCTGGGTGAGCTCCAGTACAAACAAGGTCTAATTTTTCCGTTATTTACCTGGAAAAATCACCCTGAAATTGAGGCCTAGCTCTTGGACCTGGAAAAGCTGTCCCACACCCGGCACCGGCAGTCACCCCCAGGACCACGGGTCTGTCGGGCCAGCCCGGCCTCGACTTCCTCGCATGAGCCCCGCATCCGTGGCTTCCGTGTGCTGTTCCCTTTTGGTTCTTTTtcctcaaggtttttttttttttttaccacttttgaacttttatttttaaaattgttttctcaaacttatattttgaaaaatttcagacTCAAAAGTTGAAAGAACGGTACAGTGTCCTCCTTTTCCCCTCACCTAGATTTACCAATGATTACTGAGATAGACGTGCAATCTTTTCCCTTGAACTTTGCAACTAAGTTCTACACTTTGTCATGATTCACCCCTAATAAGGACCTCGTCCTGCAGAAACACCGTCTTTATTGAACCTAAGAGTTCACATTAATTGAATAAATACCCTCTATTTTTAGTCCATGATCCTAACAAAGTGAATGCCctgcaagtcttttttttttcctccatgacaCTGAATGTTTTTTAATAGCCCAGGCCTGTTGGGTAACTGCTGAAGTTTTGCGTGTCCAATAAACTGCTTTTAATCTGAATTTACAAGGGTTCGGCCTCAGTCAAGGGTGTTTAAAGTAAttcatgtttaaattttcttaaagattaaGTTTTTACTCTGAATCTGAATAAATGGACCAGGTTAATATTATGAACTtatatttagtaaaattttaatatggcTTTTAGAATTGTTAACATGTTAATAGTATTTGCTTTGGCTTCTCTTGGATAATTTTGGTACAGATAAGCTTCATGTGTATCCCCTGCACTCCTGATTATTAAGGAATAGTGATGAATTGCAAGGTATTTTTACCAAGACCACAGATGTTTCTAAAGTCTGAGTTCTTTGCAGATtttgctttaaacttttttaGGGAGCAAATTATGGTGGCTGGTCTTTCTGATCAACTCTAAtaaatcccttttatttttcatgaaagttTATAGATGGCACACAATTCCAGGCCTGCTTCTGCCTGGTCAGCATTAATGTGCTATGTAATTCGGCTCTGAGAGATTTAAAGGATTTACTAGAGACCCTTTAACTTCTCACTTGAAATCAAATCCCTCTAGAGGTGCAGCAAGGTTCAGGCCAGTATACATCTAGGTTTATTGCCCAAAGGTTATGGCAGGTGGACAGAATTTACGCTTCAGTAGGTAAGAAATTTTAAGTACGTTTGATTTCATATATGATAGGTTGAAACAACTATCTTTCCGAAGCTTGTTTCATAACAGATTTACCGCCAAATGTGTTTAGGAAATCGATCACCTTTGCTAAACGGCAGATTGTGAGGGAGGGACTTTCTGGGTCAGCAGCAGGCCGGGCGGCTGTACGAGCGCGTCTCCTGGGAGCGCTGAGGCGTGGGCGCCCCGCACGGCCCACCCTGCTGCCCGCCGGCGCCTCTGCTGTTGCTTGTGCTTCAGTTGTCCAGGCtggcattttggtttttttaaatgtgtgtgtgtgtgtgtgtgtgtgtgtgtgtgtgtgtgtgagagagagagagagagagagagagagagagaatgagagaatagcCCAGGAAGGCTCCccactatcagagcagagcctgacacggggctcgatctcacaaactgagagatcctgacctaagcaaAAATCAGGAGTCTGGCCTTTAACCACCTAAGTCGTGCAGGCGCCCTGGATGGGCGTATTGTAAAATTGGGGCATCTTCATAGGTGACCAGCTTTGAAGGATTTGGCCTGTGACAGACTGTTCTACAAACAGGAGAGGTTTGAGGCGGTGGGTTCTCTTTGGAACCATGTGCTGTGTGTGAAATACTTTTTCTTAGACCAAATGTGCTAAGTTTAACTTCCCAAATTTACATGATGGTTGACTGGAAGCAACTCGTTTTTTATTGTGTGATTGATAGAGTGATTTGATATTATATTTTTCGTTTGATTCTTAGTATCTTTATGAAATGTTTGAGAAAAAATAGTTGGTGTATATTAGCCATCGTTATCTTTGAGCTTTTCATGAAGTTCTGAGATTTTTAAGTCTCACAAGGTGCTTGGAAGTAGGTCGTTTACATTCCCTTGATCATTTTATACATAGAATTCTTACTATACCTCATGGTCTTTAGTATTTGGTACATCTAGTccattagcttttatttattgtcGGCCTTTGTATAAAgcagtgttttctgtttgtttctcttttgtttcgaGGCCTGTGACGTGTTTAAGGCTTTTACTGAGCTTATCTGGAGCCTTTAACACAGTTGAGGACCTAACAGATAAACTCGCAGTGACAGGCACAAATAATGGTGTTGCTCAAGACTGTGAAATGAATGGTGGTGAACACCACCTCCGCAGGAAAGCCTGGCGGCACCgtcattttcttttgttgaagGGGAAGCTCCCTGGCACAATGTAGAATATACAAGCTGGTTTTAAAAGATGTTTGTTGGTTTTGTGTTTAAAtacaaagcaaacatttaaattgAGTAACATATTTagcttttgaaaatgtttgtgcatttgttttggTATAATCATCAACTAACGTAGCCAAACCTGCTGCACTTCTAATAATACCCTTAATTCTGGGTTCTGCTTGTTTCTTGATTCCTGTTTCAACCTGATCAGAACGCACCACCACTTCGGCTCCGGCACAGACGGTCACGCTCTGCAGGGGACAGATGGGTAGATCACAAGCCTGCCTCTAACGTGCAGACTGAGACCGTCATGAAGCCCCATGTCCCCCATGCCATCACAGTGTCTGTTGCAAATGAAAAGGCACTCGCTAAGTGTGAGAAGTACATGCTGACCCACCAGGAACTAGCCTCCGATGGGGAGATTGAAACTAAACTAATCAAGGTAAAAAGCAAATTGACACAGGAcgaaaaacatacaaaaagtcAATCTCACGAAACACCACTTCTTTTCCTTTGATGACACACAGGCAGCGTCAATGGAGATAAATGGGTGTTGGTACAACCTTCTGTTTGTTCGTTAGAAAACCAACTGCTCAGGTTATGGATGTGCTAAACTAGGATTAAATCAGCTGTTCTCTCCTGGAAGAGGCTGGAGTCTCGATCCGATTAGGTGTTGTAATTAATCTAGCTGTCATCGCTACTTTCAAAGTAAACCCAAAGCACTTGTACCACTTGTCAATTCTAGATTAAAAGCCCACATTAAAATGTGACCTATCAGCTTTCTCACTGTTGAGCTACCCAGAGTCCATGAATAACTGGAGAAGTGAAAGGCCACTGGGAAACACGTTTTCCACACCGACTTTAATTTACATGATGGTTCCTCATAGAACCAGAGCCACACACATGACCGTACTGTCATTTGAGTATGAGGGGTGGGGTCCACCCAGAGGGAAGCATAATGCCTTTGAACATTTAGAAATTACTGGTAGATtagagaacaaaaagaatattATGTTTTGCCATTTAAGAAGGTTACTGACTATACTGCATTGGGCTTTTGTTTAGTGAGATCATTTCTGAAGTATTTTAATAGGACAGACGCAGCAGTCCGAGGCACCGTCTGGTTCTGTGGCTGGGACTTCACTGGTTCATGGAGACTCTTCAGTTCCGTTTCAAATACGTGTTTAGCACTTGGGCTATCAAAGTGTAATGGTGACCTTTTCTCTGGACTGCAGGGTGACGTTTATAAAACAAGAGGCGGCGGACAATCTGTGCAGTTTACCGATATTGAGACTTTAAAACAAGAATCGCCAACAGGGTGAGTGATCATCAGGCGCTTTGTCTTCTTAGGTTGCTTGTTCTTGCAGAGGACAACGGTCTCTGGGGCGACTCAGTAATTCTCTGAAGGGATGTAGTGACCATTCCCCGGTTTCTAACAGTGCTCCTGCTCTTAGGCACAAAATGATCGTTGCGTCGTGTGTCCCCTTTTCTGTAGTCGAAAACGAAGATCTTCCACAGCGGCCCCTGCCCAGCCAGATGATGCAGAGTCTGAATGGACCGATGTAGAAACAAGGGTAGGGGTAAAAGTTAAATATTCGCTTACTAAAAATAAGGGGTAACCTATTTTAACCCCCCTGCTTTTCCTGCTCTTGAAAGCAGCTGAGGTCCGATCCTCACATCTCCAGCGCAGCCCGGTTCCTAGCAAACCTGCCAAGGACCTCATGGTTGGTTGGGGCAGCTCTTACGGGAGCTCTTGGGTTCAGAATCCTTGTTTGCAGTGTAGAGGGACAGGGCCTGGGAATCAGGTCGTCACTGCAGAGTAACAAGAATTCACATCAGATGGGTGGGAGTCTTCACACCAGCACAGCTTCCCTGTGCCGCTGTTTCTCCTGAGGGGAGGCTCCTGGGAAGAGCAGGTTGGGGTAGGACGCCACGCTCTGGCCACTAACTCTTTAAGGAACTCTTCTTCTTTACCTAAAACCAAGGAAATTGCCCAGATGATGTCTGGAGACACTTCCGGCTCACCATCTTTGGGGCTCAAGCCAAATAAACTGCAAATACCTGGTATTTTAACATAGCGGCCTGCGCTGCGCCAGGAGCAATGTGGGACGTCACCCTGGCCGAACCGGTCGGAGCTGACCTTCGCCTCTTCTGTCCTCTTCCTCTCAGTGCTCTGTGGCCGTGGAGATGCGGGCAGGATCTCAGCTGGGACCTGGATATCAGCACCACGCACAACCCAAGTGAGTCCTGACTGCCTGGGCCTGTGTGTGCtcgccctccttcctcccctcccctcccctttaaGAGGACGTGCGTGGGTCCCGTTTGCCCCCTGGCCGATGGCCGCAGGGCTGAGAGCCTCAGAGGCTCGGTGAGAGCAGTAGCAGGAGGACACGGAAGACTGCTCCCCCTCAGGCATCCCGTGCGGATGCTCACAGCTCTCGGAGGCCGGACCAAGATCACCTGTAAGCAGGGAGGCTTGCGTCAGGGATGACCGCCACCTTTCTGAATGGGCCGCTGGGTCTTGCTATAGTGGTGATGCGTTCAGTAAGATAAAACGGAGCGGTCGGATTTATGGCAGAAGGAATCACACTTTTCCTTCTGTTAACACATACCCAAGAGTCTGGCCCCTTCTTTTTCCATATTAGCAAAGCTCTTTCTTCTCATATGTCTATCTGTACATCTCTGTGTGTCCATTTTGAATACAGGTATTCCTTAGGTGAGTTGGAAAATCACTGCAGTGATTAATGTTGGGAGACTCCTATTTTATAACTGTTACTCGCTTTCTCAGGATTTGAGCTGTCCCATGATAAGAGTTCTTGTAAAGTCTTCTAGGAGATCTGATTGCAAAAGTCAATGCTAAATGCTGGTTTTCACATTTTAGGCGCAAGAAACCCTGACCTGCCGGCCTCAGTAACGAGAGAACACTTACACTGGTGTTGGTGATTTCTCCAAAGCCGAGCCTGGAGTCTTCTGAGGCGGCGTGGGGGGCGATCACAGACCTCAGCGACCTCGTCCACTGGTGCGGAGATTCCCCCTGAGGGTCCAAAGATGGCTAGGGTTCAGCACACTTTTTATATTGTATGCCTTGCCATATGAACTTTTTATATAATgctattattttgtatatttcttgtaTACTTATAAACTAATTCACACAAGTGTTTTGTCCTGGGTGATTAAGGAAAAGTATATTCAGATCACATGTTTTATTTTGACTTTCCAGCTCTTATCTGGATACTTCTTAAGGATTTATAAACAAATGCTGCTCTAGCGTGGCTGCAAGAATGCACTTTAGACATACCTGGCAATTCAAGCTTTCACAATAAAGATGTCAGTGACTGTCCAATACTAAAACCATTTTAGGAAGTTGTTTTGaagtttgtatgtatatatccacTTTCTGACATTTAGATAtgccaaaagaattaaaatttaaaaaacactgggaaacaaacacaaagttGTGGGACATTTAACACACACTCCCAGCACTTAGCCTCGTGCCTGGCATTGGGCTGATGCTCATCTGTGGGATGATTTAAAAGAAAGCACTAGAGGTTTCCCACATAGGGGCtgcctttttttatgtttatccatTCTGAGAGAGATGGCACGAACAGGGTAGGgggagaattccaaacaggctccaggttctaagtgCCGCTGGACACGGGGCACGATCCTgctaaccatgagaccatgacctgagccacccaggctgcctgtTTAAAGCACACAAAGAAACAGCTTCAAAGCGGGGTATTTCTCCTGTCCAAGTGTCCATGTCTCCTGAGTAGCACAACTTTGAGGAAGGGACTCCTGACtggggagaggaaaaagggaacCGACAAGAATCTCAAAGAACGCGGAAGGAACATTCCTTGCTGTCTGCTGTGGGGTTTCAGCAGGTGGTCCACACACGGACCCGAGTACCCTCATTCCAGGACCCCCTACCGGTCTGCAGGCCGTCACAACATCCAGTGCGCAGCCTATGCCTCCCCGACCGCCTCCCAGCTTCTACGCTGCCGTGCAGCCCCGGAACCGgctcaagaaagaagaaaccaaaaatgtGGGCTACTGCACCACCTCCTGGGAAACAACAGAAAGCTCTGTAATCGCTGATCTGTAACAAAGTAAACAACAAAACGTATGCTTTTTCAAACGCAGT from Suricata suricatta isolate VVHF042 chromosome 9, meerkat_22Aug2017_6uvM2_HiC, whole genome shotgun sequence includes these protein-coding regions:
- the KIF23 gene encoding kinesin-like protein KIF23; translation: MSGGAGRGVPRPEYPAAGVPFTWLRDRRLQPFPARPPARPGGTLQRRTKPPRKLLVKKGSQTSLKDPVGVYCRVRPLSLPDQECCIEVINNTTVQLHTPEGYRLNRNGDYKETQYSFKQVFGTHTTQKELFDAVANPLVDDLIHGKNGLLFTYGVTGSGKTHTMTGSPGEGGLLPRCLDMIFNSIGTFQAKRYVFKSNDRNSMDIQCEVDALLERQKREAMLNPKTPSSKRQIDPEFADMINVQEFCKAEEVDEDSVYGVFVSYIEIYNNYIYDLLEEVPFDPIKPKWNSCSTPLRSADFVPPQSKLLREDKNHNMYVAGCTEVEVKSTEEAFEVFWRGQKKRRIANTHLNRESSRSHSVFNIKLVQAPLDADGDTVLQEKEQITISQLSLVDLAGSERTNRTKAEGNRLREAGNINQSLMTLRTCMEVLRENQMYGTNKMVPYRDSKLTHLFKNYFDGEGKVRMIVCVNPKAEDYEESLQVMRFAEVTQEVEVARPVDKAICGLTPGRRYRNQARGGPVGDEPLVTEVVLQSFPPLPSCELLDINDEQTLPRLIEALEKRHHLRQMMIEEFHKQAITFKALLQEFDNAVLNKENYVQGKLNEKEKVISGQKVEIERLEKKNKTLEYKIEILERTATIYEEDKRALQQELEAQTQKLQRQFSDKRRLEARLQGMVTETKIKWEKECERRVAAKHMEMENKLWVKDEKLKQLKAIVTEPKAEKPERPSRERDREKVTQRAVSPSPVPLSSHCLAQTAGSQQLLSRPQLHRRSNSCSSISVASCVSEWEQRIPPYHTPVSVTSIARRRQQEPGPSKTCVASDRRRGMCWTAGREVVPTLRNEVEVEADHSCRNAPPLRLRHRRSRSAGDRWVDHKPASNVQTETVMKPHVPHAITVSVANEKALAKCEKYMLTHQELASDGEIETKLIKGDVYKTRGGGQSVQFTDIETLKQESPTGRKRRSSTAAPAQPDDAESEWTDVETRCSVAVEMRAGSQLGPGYQHHAQPKRKKP